The following nucleotide sequence is from Osmia lignaria lignaria isolate PbOS001 chromosome 16, iyOsmLign1, whole genome shotgun sequence.
AGCTGGTGTAATTGATAATGCAAGTGTCTGTTCTGATAATTTTGTAGAGTTACTAAGTATACTGtcgaaattattattacaattcataaaatttgaatgaaaataatcagCTAAAAATAGTTTTTTAAAGGCCCTTCCAAATTGTATTGCTGTGGGATTTACGGCATTCCCATTTTGTTGTCTAATACTACCAAAAAAGTTTTCTAAGCAATCTTGATTCAATCGTCTGGttagtataaaattaaaatttgcattctgCAACCGCGTCCAAATATTCATCAAAGAGTTTATTGTAATTTTCCAGCCTTTAATGCATTTTATATATGCTGTtatatttctattgtttttcCCGATCACTGTTAAATCTGTTAAAAATTGTAAAGCACTATTTAAAAAATCTATATAATCTACTTGGCTACTGAATGCTCTACGAAATATTTTTGTTGATGttaaattagaagaattaaaCATATCAAACAATGTGtcaaaaaatgatataaattcaATCGTCCCAACTGCTTACGTGGGTAAACATCCCAGTGTTAAATATGTTTCTAATCCAGCTGCAACAGTCGAACTCAAAACCTGAGTTGCATATTTGACCCTCATCTTTTCAAAATTAGTTGGATATATGTGACTATTTGTTAATTTAGGAGCTAAtctgttatttaataatttatctttaTTATAAAAGTGTTCTATATAAGACCATGAGGTCTTTTTGTTTGCCCAGTGAAATTCGTACTTTAACATATTATTTCGGATATATTTCATTAAATGTGGAggatcaaaaatataaaataattccaaaccccctaataaaattttactattattttcaGTGACGCCTAAAATATGACTAAGTTCTACAAAATTCGATCCCATATCTGTTACCAGGCTAATTACTTGTAacccaatttcatttaatttgtgAATAAAATTGTCTAAATGTGTCTTTTCAAAATGCAAAATTCTGTGCATTTATACAAGATGAGGTAAATATGTACCCTAACGGTTGATTCCACCTTCTTTCATGCCTCTAGCCATTATGACAGTAACATAGTTTGCCGGACTACTACTTCGCAAAATGCCGTCGTCTTCAAATCCGATAATTAAATCGTAACCGTAATCGTAATATACGTTACACTTAAGTGACATTTCGTCAACACATATTGAACAATATTTATCTGATTCATGCATGTTCTctacttttaattttagaatagcAAATAAGTTATTATTAAAACCTGCAGAAAATTGCACTTTTTCTAAATACCTCTGTAACACCCTCGTCGACGGAAGAGCAAATGTGGCCTGCAACTGCCGATAACATTTTGGCCCAACAAAATACAATGATATCGCGAACTTTTTAAAATCTTCCGTATAACGCCTACCGTGaacatttctattattttgaataacttgcatattaacaaaattaattattttgggGGATAAAAATTTTTTGCATAAACCCTGAAACGTATTTAAACTAGACTGATTATTTCGAGGTTCTAACACTTCCGCTTTTAGCTCCAAATTCTCACGTtctaaattagaaatttcattCTCAAGTTTACGCTTCCTTGGTGTCCCTGCAGATCTCGATGCTGGCGCCTGAACACTTGCATCAAAGCCGATTGATGTAATGTTTCCCTGATGAGATGGACCTGAAATTGCTAAAGAACAAACATATAagatcaaaaatatttattcccatttatctaaattatttgttcttatgtatttatatattaaacacTTATTATGTACTTAAATGTATTTTTACCTGCTATGTCTACGACACGAATTTTTGCTGGAGGCTGAAAATCAGGATTATTACCGTTCTCTTCTTGAATATTTGTATCTGATATGAAAATAGGAGATCAATATATTACTCAATTACTCAATCTGCTTTGTAACTGCTGTTGGTAATAACCTGGACTTGGAAGGACCCATGTACATTCTATTTTCGAAATGGTTAGTACATACTCTGCGGGTCTTGTGGTAGTGTTGATATTCCGAAGATGGAAGATCTTCTCTACCACATGCCTGAAGCCAGAGCTTGCATCTAAAGAAcataatgatataaatatatacagggtgttcagaGATTTACTAGCCAGCGTTTTTCTCGTAAATGATTGATAtgtgaaaaaaatgaaagaggaaaaagtgttggctgcagtttagaatatgggacACGACCCCTGGGGGCGTGATCTATATTTTTTTGTAGCTTATCACATAAGGTGTCCATATATGTGGTTCATAAGTGCcacacattttttttaaagtgtcacaatactttttctttaaaagtaaaattccaGCCCTTTTTCTTATGCCCTGCTTAAGAGGGGAGCGCCTCCTATTGTAAACAATAGAGGGGATCATGGGGGACATAGTGATGGTGGCTTCACTTGTAAGAGGCGTTGGAGGGGGAAAAAAGGTGTTTACGTTTACAAGATAGTTATGAGGCGATTAAACATCTTCATAAGTAAATACTATCTTTGAGGAAGCTGAAGATTCAAACGCGTGGGCAGGGGAGGGGCGctgcacccccaccccataGGATATACCCTAATCTAACCCAATTATCCTTGTGAACAATTGTAGAAGGACATCAAAACTgtgtaaaaaagaaggaaagttgTGAGAAAATTGTAAGAAAGGTTGCttattatgtttaaaaaaaaatcaatgctTCATTCACAAATTTTGAATGTTCTGATCATTTACCTCCCCATAACTTCCGACTCCCACACCTCTTACAAGTGAAACCACCACCACTGTGCCCCCATGACCCCCTCTATTGTTTACAATAGGAAGCGCCCCCCTCTTAAGCAGGGCACATGAGAAAGGGCtggaattttacatttttaaaaaaagtattgTGTCATTTTAAAAGAGATTTGTGGCACTTATGAACCACATATATGAACACCTTATGTGATAAGCTACAAAAAGATATAGGACACACCCCTGCGGGGCATGTCCCATATTCTAAACTTGTGCCAAAGTGTTAGTGTTTTTTATAATCAACGTAACAAAGTATATACATTTTTCCTATTTACACTATTCTTTGAGAAATGAAAATGACCttcagttttttaaatggaatggtatatatttttttatatcatatgaAAGCGCGTATTGAAACGAATTCAACGATGTATCATATTATGACCTTGAGACCCACTCACTCAGAGTCAAgaacaaaagaaatatttcgaatatttcGTATTACTGTACTTACCGGTATTTCTTATTGATATGTTTACATTTCATGTTCAATGTGACTTCCATTAGCTAGGATACACTTTTGTGCTCTGTACAATACACTTTTGGTGATTTCTTCTATTGTTGGTTGAGGTATTGATGCACATGCGTCTGTTATCTTTTGCTTTAAATCGTTGATATTTTCCGTGTTGTATCATAAACGATATTTTTAACAGTACCacataaaaaaaaatccaaAGGTGACAAATCTGGGGATCTTGGTGGCCATTTCACAGATCCGTACGTTCCAATCCATTTGTTTGGAAACATGTTGTTTAAGAAATTTGACACTGCTCTACAATTATGAGGTGGGGCACCATcttgttgaaaataaaagtcTTTAACAATGGATAATGGTAATGCTTCCCAGTAAGTTCGAAAATGTGtatccaaaaattctaaaaatctgGCACCATTCAGTGTCCCACTATAAAAATAAGGTCCCAAGAGTACATTATTAATCATACCACACCAGAAACTgtacttgaaaatttgtttctctttttcgtttTGGATTTTCAGCACTCCAGACACGAGTATTATGATGGTTAGGCAGCATATTATTATCAAAACTTGATTCATCAGTCCAAAGTATTTTTTTGTAGAAACTACAGTCGTTTCTATCATTCGTAAGTAGCCAATTACAAAATTCTGCGCGTCGTGGTAAATCACTTTCTCTTAGTCCCTGTACCATATGGTATTTGAATGGTTTGTAACcgtgtaattttaaaattttgtggGTTGAACCAATAGAAATATCACAAGCGGTAGCTACTTTTCGTATTGATGTTGATGGATTTTCTtcaaaatgcaataaaatttctaaCTTTTTTTCTTCGAACAAAGTTTCCCGATAATgatgtttcttattttctacGGAACCCGTTTCACCTAAACGTTTCGCCACCAAAACAAATTGATTTTCATTTGGTATCACTCTGTTTGGAAATTCTTCTTGGTATTTTAATTTGCAAcgtcttttatttttatcgcaCTCATAATAAATACGCACCATATCTATCTTCTCTTCTCTCGAATAACGATACATCGCACTAAATATCAGCAAACGCTCTGTGAAATAATGCTCAAATAATTCTGCACACCTTGTAATAGAAGTAAACACTAACACAGACTTAATCATAACATAAAACCACCAAAAGTGCTTTCTAGATAATGGAAGTCACATTGAACATGAAATGTAAACATATGAATAAGAAATACCGGTAAGTACAGTAAcacgaaatatttgaaatatttctttagtTCTTGACTCTGAGTGGGTCTCAAGGTCATAATATGATACATCGTTGAATTCGTTTCGATACGCGCTTtcatatgatataaaaaaatatataccattccatttaaaaaactgaaGGTCATTTTCATTTCTCAAAAAATAGTGTAAATAGGAAAAATGTATATACTTTGTTACGTTGATTATAAAAAATACTAacactttttcctctttcatttttttcacaCATCAATCATTTACGAGAAAAACGCTGGCTAGTAAATCtctgaacaccctgtatacttgaAGCATGTTATTGTTCCAAGATTTATGTTTCTATAGTACTTAAGTTCTTATGTTGTTACACACATATAACTTTATAATACTTACAAGTCTCCATTCTTAGGAAATCTAAAAAAATGTACTCCTTTCCCTCCTCGATTGAATCTTGCTGTACAATTTTTGTAAGAGCATGAAACTCCACCTCGTTTTGAAGCACTcatgttgttatttaaaaaatgctgcaaacaaaaaacagaaagcagaaaccagaaaatagaaaatagaaagcaCAAAGCAGAAAACACACAGCGAAAAGtaaaaaacagaaaacataCAGTAGAAAGTAAAAAACAGAAAACACACAGTAGAAAGTAAAGAACAGAAAACACACAGCAGAAAGTAGAAAACGGAACAAAATTGCAGAACAAGGAACGATATCTGATAAATATACAAACCACACGGTTGTATGTTTCCAACAGAAATGTCCAACCCACAGTGCACTCCGTACCTACCTGGTACCTGCCAGGTAAGTACGGAAATTCCCGGTTTATGACGGTCTGAAATGCCATAAACTCTTGCTTTTTGGAGCATTCTGACAAAGAAGTTTCCACAATATAGGCTATGTACGTAAATCCACAGTACAAACTTGTCGCGCGCTCACGATTGTTCATGGTCAAAACCGAAGATTGCCGAATGGACCTTTAAATGGGTTGTATCACTTTATCTCACTCTACAAGTAGTTTCTCTCTCAGAGTGTCGCCTCTTATTATACCTATGTATACGTAAACCAGTGCTACAGCACTTACCGCCTCAAGCACATTCAACAAGTTTACAGTTGACATGTTGCTGTTACTTACGAAATGAGCAACCGGTTGCttccaattataaaataaaccgCGAACCATGAAAACTAAGGCTTGCGTGCCTGGTTTCATCTCAGATCCAAAGGCACCATGATCTTAGAAGCcttcaattttttgttttttttgaaTGAAAATCAAAGAACTTCTTTATCGTCATTTCGTCGAACAGTAACACGCAATTTTGTTCTGAATCATCCATCCACGATACCTTTTTACGTAACTATGTAAAAAAGGTCGTACAAATGCCTGGCCACATTTCGATGCTTCCAAACCTTCTACTAATTGTCCTAGGAGATGGTAAATTGAAACCGAAATTGTCACGAAGTTTTCGGAATGAACTCGGTGACGAATAATGCATCGATAAACAAATCTGTTGCTCGTCCGCAGAAAATACAGGATGCGGATACAATTGCATTAACATAAACGTCTTTACTTTGTTCGAAACTTTGTCCTTTATGTTTCGATCGAAATCTGACTCCGTCATTTTGTACGACTCTAATTTACgttttaatactaatatttgtttatttttgctCGCTAGCAGTTTACGCAATTTCTGCGTTGCTAATTTGAGCTGATTAATTTGTTTTTGCTTTCTTGTAGAAAGCAATTCGTGTGAATACTTACGACTGTTACGCGTAGGCGCAGGCTGTTCATTATTTTCACGCAAATCATATAATACCGGTACGGCAtccttcttcaattttttatccgacttcgagaaggaggaggatactcaattcgatcagtatattttttttctttttctttcttttttttctggcTTTGtccgccgattactccgagatggatggaacgaaaccttttgcattttttcattgccaagaattattattgcaaaaaacagaaagtttcTTATCTCAACATAGgttgatttcaatgaccctttaatatgttgtcgggggcatgatactgaagaacttttttattatgcataatcaactgaaagctttagtttccgagatattcgtgaaaaactattgttactactacattgaattctacgtatgcctacgtgtattcTACCGCCTACTCTGGCGGTGTATGGATCAGAATGCAATCGCctgtctctactgtttctatacacatatcgcgtcgaccaaaaaccagtatacaggtaagtcccgattaatgctagttcacatagtgcgatattcgGTTTAGtgcaaattttaaaatgataccaggttgcatttaatgcgaacaaaaattcagttaatgcgaggtttgcgaggcttttttcgattcagacatggatcgaagcatgcaagttaaCAAAGACTgggataaaatactgcgggtttaCCATCACATATATggagatatgaaaaagcagaagaaagtgcaatcaacactgttaaagtactaaacatgtttatgcaattataatttaataatatacgtatgaaaagtatatttcaaaattttaatcgtatattttctttaactaagaaccaattcctatattccaaatattcgaatagtacgaattcaaataatgcgaacaattcCTGGGATTTATTAttcgcactaatcgagacctatctgtacatatatatatatattttttttaatgttctTTATTAAATGTTCCTAATTGTATTCTGACAGTTACTTACATTTGTTTTACCAGGTATATTGAGAGGGAGCGTATGGATTTCGACTCATTAGCCGATAATCACTAGAGTGGGTTATTTCTGTTATAACTAgggtagaaaaaggaaaaagaaaaagaaaagaaaatagaagaaatgagAGCGAGGGTAGAGGGAAAAGTAATTGTGATGAAAGTTAATTGACTATTTGTTAATTGTTTGGCGTAAGCAGGCCCACTGGGTGTTTCCTTTTCAGTCTTCTATGTAGGCTTGAATAGCAGTTGTTGGCGAGCTAATTTTGGTGGGCTTTTATTCTTTGCAAGTGAGCTTCTGAATATTTCCTTATTTCCTCCTCCACAGTAGGGATGTTTAGTAATTTTCTCATGTCATCATTCTTTACATCTACCATGGTGCGTTTATGGTATTATTTAGGATGATCGATTGcatgttttctatttttttcctgTGGGATTTGGCAGCCATTCCCCAGATTTGAATTCCATATGTCCAGATGGGTTTGATGATTGATTTATAGATTTGTAGTTTACTGAGTGTATTCAATTTggagtttttatttataagccAATGCATGGATTTTTTGATAGTCCTTATGTGCTTGATTTTTTTCTGAACATGTACCTTCCAGTTTAATTTATTGTCTAGGTGCAGACCAAGGTATTTGACTACTTTGGTTTGTGGTAATTCTGTATTGTGTATATAAATTTTGGGAGATGGTTTTTTATTAAGAGTGAAGGTGATGTGTGTGCATTTCGTTGAATTGATTGTAATTTTATTGTCAGCGGTCCAGACTTCGATTTGATTTAGATGGTTTTGTAGGTTTAATGTTGcaaattctatatttttgtgTATGGATAAAATAGCAGTGTCGTCCGCGAATGTAAATAATTGGGGGTAAGGAGAGGTTGGCATGTCCGCCGGTTATATGGAATATAATATAGGTCCCAACACACTTCCCTGCGGTACGCCAGCATGGATCTCCTTTAGGGTGGATGTTACGCTTTTCAGCCGGACATAGAAATACCTATTTGAGAGATAAgaggtaataattaaaaataagttgTTCGATAACGttgcttttaatttatttaaaagttcctcgTGCCAAACTTTGTCGAAACCTTTTTCCACGTCCAGGAAAGCTGCGGTACAATATTTACCTTCCTCCATAGAACCGATTATACTATTTACCATTCTGTGAATTTGTTCGATTGTATTGTGATTTCTTCTGAACCCGAATTGATAGTCTGGAATCAATCTTTTGTCATTGATTTCTTTCATTATTCTGTTGTGAATAGTTTTCTCTATTACTTTGGAGATTATCGGAAGGAGTGATATGGATCTGTGGGAGGATAGCATTTTTGGGTCTTTACCAGGTTTTTGCAGTGGTATAATTTCTGCATATTTCCAGATTTGTAGGAAATATCCCAATCTGAAGATGGCATTAGTCAAGATTGTTATATATCTTAGTGCTTTAGCTGGCAGTTCCAGACAAATGACAATCAAATAGTGACATGCGCAGAAACGACATTACTTTCCGGTCCCCCTAATATTTCTTTATACAAAACAGTGCTCTCGTGCGTTTTTCTCACACCTTGTTCACATCCATATCCTGgtctaacaataataataagtttaatgtCAACGAACCGTgggtattatataaaatgtctGGGCCATTTGTGAAATACCTGTCCATTTTATATACATTCCCGCAAAAAATTTGTAATCTACACAATGtccggtcattttacaaaatgcccacgttgaataagagatatttctacgatgatcccacttgcaaacatttatggtattcgttattgttaataactattgttgttgtaattatccaataagaacggtaaatcaccttacggcatcctacaaatactgctcgttccattaaaaagtgtgaaataaaataatttttaacaaaaaaaatccgacttcgaaatgcactaaaaagtgtaaaataatttatatttcatttataccagtattccacagctattaataaaatcttcttaatcgttaaataggatactaactaatttcaacattttcggaggcggcgcaaaattaaaaatacccgaatatacgattctgccaataacgatttgattgcggtatggcaaacttggtaattaataagtcgtaagaaaacaaattcgaaacgttatagatacggcagaaaacatttgtaattgtaacgattgtatcagaagttggtagcacttctgatgtatgtatgtatggaCATGTTGTGGCGACCGTCTAGAGTCCCTAGAATTAGGTTGGCAGCGCTCGAGGCGCCACCTGAAGTAGTAGGATTAACGTGCCGGTAACGACGCCAGAGAGATCGGTAGACGCTAGAGACTTTGTAAGCACGCGGTggtgtatttcaataaatatattatatatttaatccaACAATTGCTGACCCCGACGTGATcggtgaagaaaaaaataaaaaagaaaagaaaaagatgagtCTGGGAACCTCGCAGACGCCGGAAGAAAATGCTGCAGTAAGCGTAAAGGTACCCTCCTTCTGGGTAGAGGAACCCGAAATGTGGTTCGGCCAGTTGGAGGGCCAATTTCAAATTGCTGGCATCACTCAGGACAATACAAAATTCGCGTACGTCATTGGAAATCTCGAGGGAAAATACGCGAAAGAGGTGGCGGATATAATTACGCGCCCCCCTGACACAGGTAAATATGAAGCCATCAAAAGACAGTTGGTTCTTAGGCTGTCTCAGTCTGAAGACAGGAAGCTGAAGCAATTCCTGGAGTGTGAAGACCTGGGAGACAGAACACCTAGCCAGTTCCTCAGACATTTGAAAAGCCTCGCCGGGGATCAGATTCCTGAAAAACTACTAAAAAGCATATGGCGCAGTAGGTTGCCGCCAACGGTACAAAGCATCATGGCGACGCAGGATAAAACATCGTTGGAGGATGCATCCGTGCTAGCGGATAAAATTTACGAGCTAGCATCGCATGGCACAATGGCAGCGGTAGACCGGCCACCACCAATCAGCGACCTTGAGCGGAAGGTCGACGAATTAACGCAGTTGGTGGAAGAAATGACCCGAACTTCGCGGCCGCCATGGCGTGGCGGCAGACGCAGTAAATCGCGCGATCGCAGCGCCAGCAGGGGAGGTTTTTCTTCACGGCAAACGGCCGGACGAACCAGCGTGCCAAAAAGAAAGTTCGACGACTGCTGGTATCACTACAAGTTCGGCGATAAGGCTCACAAATGTATCCCGACATGTAAGTATTCGCCGGGTAACTAACCGGTCGTGCCGATGTGGCGGCAATCGGACCGACGGAAGCTTCCCGTCGTCTGTTTGTACAGGATGGGCGCACGAAAACGCCGTATTTAATTGACACGGGATCGGATGTAAGTGTATATCCCGCGAGTTGGTGTAATGGACGTCGCAAAAGCGGCGATTACACTCTATATGCTGCTAATGGCACTAAAATCCGGACGTACGGTGAGCTGCCCATGACATTGGATTTCGGTCTCCGAGTTTCAATGGGAACTAATTGTCGCTGATGTACCGAAGCCGATAATAGGTGCAGATTTCTTTGCCAAATACGGGCTTCTGGTAGATTTAAAGGGTGCTCAGttgcagtgatgccagaaccgtgggacgtgggacaaatttttaccctctccacgacgtcccacgacgtcccacgacgtcccagtgattcccctaccgcagttgtttcatctaacacaggcgcgttgtcccacgtgtccgtgtgagctctgcgggtttggcagagttcggctgctttcgtcatttctacgttatcggctcgatgctcaaaccgctaaagcacgtggcagcagcatcgacgaatcgacaaaataatataatttcgtccatggcaatatggtagaagtgagaaaccaggagattcagttcgaatcccgattctacggtttcagttctgattcttaatgcattaacgtttttttaatacataaaaatacatttttaatacattaatactatgaaatacattaacttgggaagcagttaaaagaaggagttgaactgcatcacagccgactctagtactagccgtgctgaagtaaaaatggcaacaccgcgagagtccggtctgaatatatcaacacctaccctactctatctgcctcccggactcccagactctcagccaatcaacgtcgtcagactcccgacactctctggacttcacataacctctttggtttcgatccaatcatttcgcttgtttcaaggtttttattaacttatatacacgtttatcaattcttaaatgtttcaatttgatccaaagatggtttcattttgcttcatacctaaattttcttgaaaccactgtaaatatttcaaatatcatgcttcacaacaccaaactactgtgagagtacacaaaatatatatcacatttataacaattttatactaccacatcacttctatttgccatagttgcaacgtttatatattgtttatacataattaacacaaaatagtgtatattactacagcttttaattaaaaaggacgttaattacaattccgagcacaggactctgtttttgaaaataggactcccgattgtcacgtgagcggtgttgccacgttgttcagcatggctagtactagagtcggctgtgactgcatctttctttgatattttttttaatatttaagttttatatatatacatatgtatgtacgtccatatgataaaagtacgtgatacagaagtaatttcttcaattagatattgtaaaattttcatttagcaaaaatgaaaaataaaaatagttatggttaaattaatattgtctcactcaaatgtttcttttcgtgccctttaattctcggacctctttctctttcgctatttgtccttttctacgctcgccagcattcaagaactcgctcgagctatgtcgttctgccagcatcacattttcgttacctattcatggAATATTTGAgtgtaacgcaaaatcaagggagtccagtataataacacattctatgctgaaagaatatactaagttatctgtctaaaaaaattttaataaatctgacaacagatttattttcgggctgcttttcttaagtaatcagcattttaccagtctcctgtacgcatcgtgtgtagcagtttgtagcaaactcaacacattttcgatattatgtagaatacacaaccgatcgaaaaatattaaaaatgcaggatattttgtgccgttttttatatgtcaagggccatcgaaatgaaataaatgaccaacaatgaataatataataaaggtgatcgctgttcatctatttcctttctacgatgtagtataggattgcctcgaaataagcaagtggctcgagacctaacagttgcttatttcgaagcagagaccacttgcttatttcgaggcaatcctgtatttcttccacaagagacagtttcctaacaatttacagtacagtaaaatctggatatgcatatgcaagagagattgggatccaagcgaggtgtcgaatctcgggttacgcgcgacgccagccaagcgtgaacgcagAAAGGGACAGGcaatggaggagagagagaggtccaatgatcaaaggaaagagtcgaaacatatcggtgtgactaatactaattcagttataaaacatttttatctttgactttttttaaatgaaatttttactagcgcattggccagatttttctgattaaaatgataccaaacacgatatagtttgaattgtaattacttgctaaaattgatgttaaaagtagacgaaaagtcagagagatcgaatcaaaacattgcatatgcatatccaagcgcggtgtcgaagtttgatcggacgtcttgcatatacccaggttttactgtactgtaaattggtaggaaaccgtctcttgtagaagaaatacatcgtagaaaggaaatagatgaacagcgatcacctttattatattattcattgttggtcatttatttcatttcgatggcccttgacatataaaaaacggcacaaaatatcctgcatttttaatatttttcgatcggttgtgtattctacataatatcgaaaatgtgttgagtttgctacaaactgctacaca
It contains:
- the LOC117602916 gene encoding uncharacterized protein LOC117602916 produces the protein MSLGTSQTPEENAAVSVKVPSFWVEEPEMWFGQLEGQFQIAGITQDNTKFAYVIGNLEGKYAKEVADIITRPPDTGKYEAIKRQLVLRLSQSEDRKLKQFLECEDLGDRTPSQFLRHLKSLAGDQIPEKLLKSIWRSRLPPTVQSIMATQDKTSLEDASVLADKIYELASHGTMAAVDRPPPISDLERKVDELTQLVEEMTRTSRPPWRGGRRSKSRDRSASRGGFSSRQTAGRTSVPKRKFDDCWYHYKFGDKAHKCIPTCKYSPGN